AGAGATTCTAATGTTGAGTATGTCCCGGTTAATAATGCCGATCACTTCTTTGCCGGAGAATTAGATAAGCTGAATGAAGCTATAGAAAATTATATTAAGCCACGTATAGCAGTAATGCAAAGACCAAGAAAAGTTAAGCGCGACAGAAGACGCCGCCAACTACCGGATGCCGGCTAGAAGTTGTTGTCGGGAAGCTGATATAAAGGTTTTTATGACTGCGCACGGCAAGATATCCGAAAGCATACGCTTCTATAAGATCTCCGTTTAGAGGCTTCCCTTCAATTATAATTTCTTCTATAGATGTTACTTTGATACCAAGCAGATCACTTAAACATTTCATTATAAATTTATTTTTTCTTCCGCCGCCGCAAACATATAAATGTAGCGGCTTTTTAGGTAGCAATGATATTCCGCTCTTTACTGTTTCAGCAATGATTGCACCTAAACTTGCAGCCCCATCTTCTGTTGTCATACTTTCTAAAAAGCTAAAATCAAATGCATTTCTATCTAAAGCTTTTGGTGGGAGTTTTGAAAAATAATCATGGACTAAAAACTTGTTTACTATACCGTCATCGACTTTTCCGCTGAAGGCAATTTGCCCCCCTTTATCATACTCAATATCCAACCTTTTATTAAGAAGATCATCAATGGGAGCATTACCGAAGCCGGTATCAAAAGCAATTAGCTCATCTTGATCTATATACGTGATATTTGCTACGCCTCCGATATTTAAAATAGCACAGGGTTTAGCTAAGTTTGCAGCTATTGCCTTATGAAATATCGGTACAAGAGGAGCTCCTAATCCTTTAGCAGCAAGATCCTTCCTTCTAAAATCACTGATCACATTTATTCTTGTTTTATAAGCAAGTAAACTCGGGTTACCAATCTGCCAAGTTAAATGCTTTTCAGGTATATGTATTACAGTTTGACCATGAAAACCTATAAGCTGTACTTCTTCGGCCTTTAAGTTATTTAACTTTAATACCTCTTTTACTGCTTCTATATGTAAATGAGTAATTTCATCTTCAATCTCTATAAGCTCACTAAGACCGGCAGATTTAATGTTTCTTAGTTTATGTTTAACGCTTATAGGGTAATCCAAAGTAATCCCCTGACCACATTCTATTTTATTTTCACCGTCGCTAATTATCAGCGCGGCATCCACCCCATCAAATGAGGTGCCGCTCATAAGCCCTATTGCAAGTAAAGGATTGTTTTCATCCGCCAGTTTCATCTTTTCTCTTTTCATCAATTTTAGAAATCCGGATCTGCATAATTTTTCGGGGGAAATATTCCCTGCACTTTATCAAATAATAAGGGTTTAAAGCTGGGTCTGGATTTAATTAAAGCATACCAATGTTTGACTCGATGGCTTCTTTCCCAAGAAATATCTCCTATAAAATCTAAAACTGAAATTTGCGCAGCAGCAGCAAAATCCGCTAAAGTTATTTTCTCACCACATAAATAATCATTTTTTTGTAAAAGATGATCTATATAATCAATGTGATAGCTTAAGTTTTTTTTAGCTGCCCTTATTGCATTAGAATTAGGTTCACCGACTTTCGTCACCACTTTAATAAATTTTTCCGTTACTAAATATTTTGTGATTTCAGTATAAAATTTATTATCGAACCAATCACAAACACTCCTAACTTTAGCTCGTTCAAGCGGAGAATCTCCGATTAAGTTTTTTTCACTCATTACTTCTTCAAAATATTCAAAGATAGCGGAATTACTGTATAAAATAACATTATCCTGTTTTACCACTACTGGCGTATCACACGCAGGATTCAGTGCTGCAAATCCAGCCCTCCTTTCCCAATACTTTTCTGCAATCAACTCAAATTCCACCCTTTTCTCATTAAGCACAATTCTTAATTTTCTTGAAAACGGACAAATAGGGTGGTGATAAATTTCTAGCATATATTTTTTTATACTGAGTATAACTCTTTTGGTAATTTAAATTTCACGTTTTCTTCTACTCCTTCCATAATCTCTATTTTTAGCTTAAATAATTTGTTCAATTTATCCAATACTTTTTCAAGCAATATTTCAGGCGCAGAAGCACCTGCTGTAATACCTATCTTATTTGCTTTTGAAAACCACTCAACATTAATATCTTCTGCCCCGTCAATAAGATAAGATGTTATTCCCATCTCTTCACCCAAGTCCCTTAGTCTATTAGAATTTGAACTGTTTTTAGCACCGATTACCAATATTATATCTACACTCTTAGCCAAATTTTTTACTGCATCCTGGCGGTTTTGTGTAGCATAGCATATATCTTTTAACTCAGGCCCTTCAATATTAGGAAATTTTTTCTTTAAAGCCGCAATTATTGCTCTTGTATCATCTACACTTAATGTAGTTTGGGTTACATAAGCAAGTTTATCAGGGTTGTTAACCTTTATACTTTCCACATCCTCAAGCTTTTGGATTAGTATAACTTCGTCTTTCACTCTTCCGCTGGTACCTTCAACTTCAGGGTGGCCTTTATGTCCGATTAAAATAATCTGATGCCCTTCTAATTCGTGTCGTTGAGCTTCTTTATGAACCTTTTTAACTAGTGGGCATGTTGCATCAATTGTAGGTAAATCACGCTTTGCAGCTTCTTCTTCAACTTTTTCTGAAACGCCATGTGCGGAAAATATAGTTAGTGCACCGGGGGGTATTAAATCCACTTCATCAACAAAAACCGCCCCCTTGGCTTTTAAGTCCTCAACCACATATTTATTATGAACGATTTCATGACGAACATACACCGGAGCGCCATATTTTTGTAAGGCTTTTTCAACAATATCTATTGC
The endosymbiont of Acanthamoeba sp. UWC8 DNA segment above includes these coding regions:
- a CDS encoding anhydro-N-acetylmuramic acid kinase — encoded protein: MKLADENNPLLAIGLMSGTSFDGVDAALIISDGENKIECGQGITLDYPISVKHKLRNIKSAGLSELIEIEDEITHLHIEAVKEVLKLNNLKAEEVQLIGFHGQTVIHIPEKHLTWQIGNPSLLAYKTRINVISDFRRKDLAAKGLGAPLVPIFHKAIAANLAKPCAILNIGGVANITYIDQDELIAFDTGFGNAPIDDLLNKRLDIEYDKGGQIAFSGKVDDGIVNKFLVHDYFSKLPPKALDRNAFDFSFLESMTTEDGAASLGAIIAETVKSGISLLPKKPLHLYVCGGGRKNKFIMKCLSDLLGIKVTSIEEIIIEGKPLNGDLIEAYAFGYLAVRSHKNLYISFPTTTSSRHPVVGGVFCRA
- a CDS encoding glutathione S-transferase family protein, which translates into the protein MLEIYHHPICPFSRKLRIVLNEKRVEFELIAEKYWERRAGFAALNPACDTPVVVKQDNVILYSNSAIFEYFEEVMSEKNLIGDSPLERAKVRSVCDWFDNKFYTEITKYLVTEKFIKVVTKVGEPNSNAIRAAKKNLSYHIDYIDHLLQKNDYLCGEKITLADFAAAAQISVLDFIGDISWERSHRVKHWYALIKSRPSFKPLLFDKVQGIFPPKNYADPDF
- the ispH gene encoding 4-hydroxy-3-methylbut-2-enyl diphosphate reductase: MNERELKVVLARPRGFCAGVERAIDIVEKALQKYGAPVYVRHEIVHNKYVVEDLKAKGAVFVDEVDLIPPGALTIFSAHGVSEKVEEEAAKRDLPTIDATCPLVKKVHKEAQRHELEGHQIILIGHKGHPEVEGTSGRVKDEVILIQKLEDVESIKVNNPDKLAYVTQTTLSVDDTRAIIAALKKKFPNIEGPELKDICYATQNRQDAVKNLAKSVDIILVIGAKNSSNSNRLRDLGEEMGITSYLIDGAEDINVEWFSKANKIGITAGASAPEILLEKVLDKLNKLFKLKIEIMEGVEENVKFKLPKELYSV